One region of Vespa crabro chromosome 15, iyVesCrab1.2, whole genome shotgun sequence genomic DNA includes:
- the LOC124429503 gene encoding glycine cleavage system H protein encodes MARLFTRIIKHSFEKVTSHKTQLFTIPISTSFQSTSRNITTTQRLRTERWYTDTHEWIKVDNNVGTVGISDHAQDALGDVVYAQLPDVGSTFKKDEECGALESVKAASVLINPVSGTIIEKNDALENKPGLINSSCYNDGWLYKVQLSHPEEIKALMNEKAYELFLKSGSHESENP; translated from the exons atggcaAGATTGTTTACAAGAATAATTAAGCATTCTTTTGAAAAAGTGACTTCACATAAGACTCAATTATTCACAATTCCTATATCAACTTCGTTTCAATCTACTTCACGTAATATAACTACAACTCAACGATTAAGAACGG AAAGATGGTATACGGATACACATGAATGGATCAAAGTAGATAATAATGTAGGAACAGTTGGTATATCTGATCATGCACAAGATGCACTAGGTGACGTAGTATATGCTCAACTTCCAGACGTTGGATCTACCTTTAAAAAAGATG AGGAATGTGGTGCATTGGAATCCGTAAAAGCTGCATCCGTATTAATAAATCCTGTTAGtggaacaataatagaaaaaaatgatgcaTTGGAAAATAAACCAGGATTGATTAATTCATCTTGTTATAATGATGGATGGTTGTATAAAGTACAACTAAGCCATCCTGAGGAAATCAAGGCtcttatgaatgaaaaagcttatgaattatttttgaagTCTGGCTCCCATGAAAGTGAAAATCCTTAA
- the LOC124429499 gene encoding protein arginine N-methyltransferase 5 → MTNQRPISCGLDLCSVPDLSNCLFAATSSRFEFICIPLVHPLFKREFISGVVKNRQGPLTRPDLVLCTSDWNNLIIGKISSHIKVDAKDLNYRKNSEETLNQELSLASHLGLAGITLKLIGGIEKNINLARIINDKLSATCNFQIWVQVPMENPLKQALSYRGEENIMVENPWEWWNGFRTVCDYDKKLAIALIVSHDLPESEEIDRWLGEPVRCLILPTTLFITNKKGYPVLSKAHQILIKKFAMLEVQFILTGANRYNSITLYHNYLDYLWKNCQIDGPVERFARGYEDYLQCPLQPLMDNLESQTYEIFEKDPIKYTQYQAAIVEAIININLKRETKLDKMVIMVVGAGRGPLVRAALNAAKLTNQEIKVYAVEKNPNAVNTLQALQGDMWGDKVTVVSCDMREWCAPEQADILISELLGSFGDNELSPECLDGVQRFLKDDGISIPCSYTSYIGPVQSSKLYNEVRQCKDRDKHPLVNFETPYVVHLQNKYDIAKPQPLFTFNHPNKEEIIDNNRYETKTFDVEQDSILHGFSGYFKAVLYDNITLSIEPSTHSPEMFSWFPIFFPIKESIQLKKGNKIVLHFWRRCNVKNVWYEWCISEPIIGSIHNPNGRSYTIGL, encoded by the exons atgaCAAACCAAAGACCAATTTCATGTGGATTAGATCTTTGTTCTGTACCTGATCTAAGTAATTGTTTATTTGCTGCAACCTCATCTAG atttgaatttatatgtataccaCTGGTTCATCCATTGTttaaaagagaatttatttCGGGTGTTGTCAAAAATCGACAGGGACCACTTACAAGACCTGATTTGGTATTATGTACTTCTG AttggaataatttaattattggaAAAATATCATCGCATATAAAAGTCGATGCTAAAGAtcttaattatagaaaaaatagtgAAGAAACATTAAACCAGGAATTATCATTAGCTAGTCATTTAGGATTGGCAGGAATTACGCTTAAATTAATAGGAGgcatagaaaagaatataaatcttgccagaattattaatgataaattatcaGCTACTTGTAATTTTCAA ATATGGGTACAAGTACCAATGGAAAACCCTTTAAAACAAGCACTTTCATACAGAGGGGAGGAAAATATTATGGTTGAAAATCCTTGGGAATGGTGGAATGGTTTTAGAACAGTTTGTGATTATGATAAGAAATTAGCAATTGCATTGATTGTGAGCCATGATCTTCCTGAATCAGAAGAG ATTGATAGGTGGCTAGGAGAACCTGTAAGATGTTTGATACTGCCAACaactttatttataacaaataaaaaaggatatcCTGTGTTAAGCAAAGCACATCaaatattgataaagaaatttgCTATGTTGGAAGTACAATTTATATTGACAGGAGcaaatcgatataatagtATTACACTTTATCATAATTACTTGGACTATTTATGGAAG aattgtCAAATAGATGGTCCTGTTGAACGATTTGCTCGCGGTTACGAAGATTATCTGCAATGTCCGCTACAGCCATTGATGGATAATCTTGAATCGCAGacatatgaaatatttgaaaaagatcCTATAAAGTATACCCAATATCAAGCTGCTATAGTTgaagcaataataaatataaatttgaaaaggGAAACTAAACTtgataaaat GGTAATTATGGTTGTTGGAGCTGGAAGAGGACCACTTGTGCGTGCTGCATTAAATGCTGCCAAGTTGACAAATCAAGAAATTAAAGTATATGCAGTTGAGAAAAATCCAAATGCTGTCAATAC CCTGCAGGCTCTTCAGGGAGATATGTGGGGAGATAAAGTAACCGTAGTATCATGTGACATGAGAGAATGGTGTGCTCCAGAACAAGCAGATATTCTTATATCTGAACTGCTCGGGTCTTTTGGAGATAATGAACTTTCTCCTGAATGCTTGGATGGCGTCCAACGATTTTTGAaag atgATGGAATCAGTATTCCATGTTCATACACTTCGTATATTGGCCCTGTACAATCatctaaattatataatgaagTACGACAATGCAAAGATAGGGACAAACATCCTCTTGTAAATTTCGAGACGCCATATGTAGTTCACTTGCAAAATAAATATGACATAGCAAAGCCACAACCTCTATTTACGTTTAACCATCCAAATAAAG aagaaattattgataataacagaTATGAGACGAAGACTTTTGATGTTGAACAAGATTCCATACTTCATGGATTTTCTGGTTATTTCAAAGCAGtcttatatgataatattacattaagtATAGAACCTAGTACACATAGTCCTGAAATGTTTAGCTGGTTTCccattttctttcctataaAG GAATCTATTCAGTTGAAAAAGGGGAACAAAATAGTTTTGCATTTTTGGCGCCGATGCAATGTTAAAAATGTTTGGTACGAGTGGTGTATCAGTGAACCAATTATAGGATCAATTCATAATCCAAATGGAAGATCTTATACTATTGGTTTAtaa
- the LOC124429497 gene encoding myb-binding protein 1A, producing MALESTHMVQNASRDLKLRSVEKMNSTTLDCFTKLINKNESVRCDGGITLLRHLHEHNSDIHDNKEHKYAMTRLIRGLGSSKLYAKKGFYSTLTTFLTMHPNISVETILVTMDTELHPVNSNAKSEKADIYMGRILTSGALIRSKLLLGSTTDVQSKVIEILLNAGKQRSYLSFVSISFLIEFINQLDTNSIKTSIWPFIEKEFGKPWAEQTLDTFYALLIIRDKYPGLVNQDFLKKYLGSDDVITKESIKNIVKILTDLPRIISCHHPVFTLFCEKLAATDFVTDFWIGIDCKFQKPSKTDEHVAIEILRLLLINITDKTVLPSLLSSHFLQHMLKKCSNLKRNNNDEVVIAFKELLNLLVISVKDIKTKIQINVLKKLILYPGDLMIEKKTGTKVVQVITANLNADGVKKLSSLYRNVIENEIPKERENLKTESWTNAERIYAAQLLTRLISHPATLLDQEWRLNQLKFLFVYGLCEVPNVGVELVPHFKDSFYRALDHKLPKLNDLRNMLSALVHYLNSELNSENIKVRVPLGNESAEAWKKVIYLIEKLENNPNAKAIPIFHTMYLHMGLQLFSDPDMAIMSINELQSCYERVTKKFKSNKQLHNKKVEEEEPEWVEVVVDLLLSLLSKNSHLMRSLVTCVFPHICPYITTASVYQILSVLDIKRDSNPLSIEGENNEESSDSDEDNDIGDNNVEEDNTEVTTDSSDESDMDSDEALGNEDETVTDRLRIAVSQALGGVNIDNNDEDVDVDKIDEAEGKRLDESLAAAFKILRENRRGQSKKQEKSAQALTHFRARVTDLLEVYLECNPAMAVALDMLVPLFALLEFCIKDPHQKPLENRVRACLKKLSTIKKFKDTEGVDNELLTIILKTLIEKGERSASVCQEMGDKLAECCAFLIRCVQYVGLPDDTFEEIYKTNLTAFFKKRDCILPAILFKSILQLSWEGNWQLAPLLVEYAFDSTIRSYRRGQALEFLTILYRNNRLIRSESTKNKKRIQTEKMLYKNSINTLQDLCNANECKDEKSTLDHNGSVGKDIKQKFVYLLFLLLHTVHAQHLQEVWKWESIGEKLAEYRSKAVLSKDARSAYNKLASQIGISLSWPAKKEDINSISKVNGQTKITEEEEDEDEHVMEADEKNCTEMTKAELKKKKKNKSKQKKKQLLKKESRELRLKTMSEGLDVIQFSSIHISNGKNEIDSIKEDNVVPVEETNGTSKHKRLLTENVDVINIAKRKKRCKN from the exons ATGGCTCTCGAGAGCACGCACATGGTACAGAATGCTTCACGTGATTTAAAATTACGAAGTGTAGAAAAGATGAATTCAACAACGTTAGACTGTTTTACAAaacttattaataaaaacgaatcaGTGAGATGTGACGGTGGAATTACATTGCTAAGACATTTGCATGAACATAATTCT GATAtacatgataataaagaacacAAATATGCTATGACAAGATTAATACGTGGATTAGGATCCTCTAAACTATATGCCAAAAAAGGTTTTTATAGTACATTAACAACTTTCTTGACAATGCATCCTAATATCTCGGTAGAAACGATTTTAGTTACGATGGATACGGAATTACACCCAGTTAACAGCAATGCCAAAAGT gaaaaagctgatatatatatgggaCGTATATTAACTAGCGGGGCATTAATACGTTCTAAATTACTTTTGGGTAGTACTACTGATGTTCAGTCAAAAGTTATAGAAATACTTCTTAATGCTGGAAAACAACGTAGTTATCTATCATTTGtttccatttcatttttaattgaatttataaatcaaCTTGACACAAACTCTATAAAAACATCTATTTGGCCATTCATTGAAAAGGAATTTGGCAAGCCATGGGCAGAACAAACTTTGGATACATTTTATGCTTTATTGATTATCAGAGATAAATATCCAGGTCTTGTCAATCAGgatttcttgaaaaaatatttaggtAGTGACGATGTCATCACTAAGGAAAGCATAaagaatattgtaaaaatattaaca gaTTTACCCAGAATAATATCTTGTCATCATCCAGTATTCACTTTATTTTGTGAAAAACTTGCAGCCACTGATTTTGTGACTGACTTCTGGATAGGGATAGACTGCAAATTTCAAAAGCCATCAAAAACTGATGAGCATGTTGCTATAGAAATTTTAAGACTTTTACTCATAAATATTACAGATAAAACAGTGCTTCCATCATTGTTATCTTCACATTTCTTGCAACATATGTTAAAGAAATGTTCAAATTTAAAGaggaataacaatgatgaagTTGTGATAGCATTTAAGGAATTACTAAATTTATTAGTAATAAGTGTCaaagatattaaaacaaaaatacagataaatgtattaaaaaaattaatcctaTATCCAGGAGAtctaatgatagaaaaaaaaacaggtaCCAAGGTTGTTCAAGTGATCACCGCCAATTTAAATGCAGATGGAGTTAAGAAATTGTCAAGTCTGTATAGAAAtgtaatagaaaatgaaattcctaaagaaagggaaaatttGAAAACAGAAAGCTGGACAAATGCAGAAAGAATCTATGCTGCCCAATTACTAACAAG GCTTATAAGTCATCCAGCAACATTACTAGATCAAGAGTGGAGATTGAATCAATTAAAGTTCTTATTTGTGTATGGTTTGTGTGAAGTTCCAAATGTCGGTGTAGAACTTGTTC CACATTTCAAAGATAGTTTTTATCGTGCTTTGGATCATAAACTGCCTAAATTGAATGATTTACGAAATATGTTGAGTGCATTAGttcattatttaaattcagaattaaattctgaaaatataaaagtaaggGTACCATTGGGTAATGAATCAGCAGAAGCATGGAAAAaagtgatttatttaattgaaaaattagagAACAATCCCAATGCAAAAGCTATACCTATATTTCAtactatgtatttacatatggGACTACAGCTCTTCTCAGACCCAGATATGGCAATTATGTCTATCAATGAACTTCAAAGTTGCTATGAACGAGTGACAAAGAAATTTAAGTCAAATAAACAATtgcataataaaaaagtagaagaagaagaaccagAATGGGTAGAAGTAGTGGTAGATCTTTTGTTATCACTTTTATCCAAAAATAGTCATTTGATGCGTTCATTAGTCACTTGTGTTTTTCCACATATTTGCCCATATATAACAACTGCTTCTGTGTATCAAATATTATCt GTTTTAGATATTAAAAGAGATAGTAATCCATTGTCTATAGAAggtgaaaataatgaagaatcCTCAGATTCCGATGAAGATAATGATATTGGTGACAATAATGTTGAGGAAGATAATACAGAAGTTACAACTGATTCTTCAGATGAAAGCGACATGGATAGTGATGAAGCTTTAGGAAATGAAGATGAAACTGTTACAGATAGATTACGTATAGCAGTAAGTCAGGCTTTAGGAGgtgttaatatagataataatgatgaagatGTTGATGTAGATAAAATTGATGAAGCTGAAGGAAAACGATTAGATGAGTCGTTAGCTGCAGCATTCAAAATTCTTCGAGAAAATCGTCGTGGACAAtcgaaaaaacaagagaaatcGGCACAAGCTTTGACACATTTTAGAGCCAGGGTTACAGATTTGTTGGAAGTTTATTTAGAATGTAATCCAGCGATGGCCGTTGCTTTAGATATGCTTGTTCCACTATTTGCATTATTAGAATTTTGTATAAAGGACCCACATCAGAAACCTCTAGAGAATCGAGTACGAGCTTGcttaaagaaattatcaactataaaaaaatttaaagatacAGAAGGAGTCGATAATGAGTTACtgacaataattttaaag actttaatagaaaaaggagagcGTTCCGCTTCTGTTTGCCAAGAAATGGGAGATAAATTAGCAGAATGTTGTGCTTTCCTAATACGCTGTGTGCAGTACGTGGGTTTACCTGATGATACTTTTGAGGAgatttataaaacaaatttaacaGCATTCTTTAAGAAAAGAGATTGTATTTTGCCAGCTATTCTTTTCAAAAGTATTTTACAATTATCCTGGGAAGGTAATTGGCAACTTGCACCATTATTG gTGGAATATGCTTTTGATAGTACGATAAGGTCATATCGTAGAGGTCAAGCTCTCGAATTTTTAACTATTTTGTACAGAAATAACAGATTAATTCGTTCTGAGTctacaaagaataaaaagcgAATTCAAAcggaaaaaatgttatataaaaatagtataaacACATTACAAGACTTATGTAATGCGAATGAATGTAAAGATGAAAAATCTACTTTAGATCATAATGGTAGCGTTGGAAAGGATATCAAACAGAAAtttgtatatctattatttttacttttgcaTACGGTTCATGCACAACATTTACAAGAAGTATGGAAATGGGAAAGTATTGGAGAAAAATTGGCTGAATATAGGTCTAAAGCTGTGCTTTCTAAAGATGCAAGAAGTGCATATAATAAATTAGCGTCACAAATTGGAATATCTCTTAGTTG GCCTGCAAAAAAAGAGGATatcaattcaatttcaaaagtTAATGGACAAACTAAAATTactgaagaagaggaagacgaagacgaacaCGTTATGGAGGCTGATGAGAAAAATTGTACAGAGATGACAAAAGcagaattgaagaaaaaaaagaaaaataagagtaaacagaaaaaaaagcagtTGTTAAAAAAGGAATCACGTGAATTACGTctaaagacaatgtctgaaggTTTAGATGTAATTCAATTTAGTTCCATACATATTTCAAATgggaaaaatgaaattgatagtataaaagaagataatgtTGTACCCGTCGAGGAAACAAATGGTACTTCTAAACATAAAAGGCTACTCACAGAAAATGTAGATGTTATAAACatagcgaaaagaaaaaaaagatgcaaaaattga
- the LOC124429502 gene encoding eukaryotic translation initiation factor 4H-like isoform X2, with amino-acid sequence MAGRGGYEDPRDYGGGYRSGRKPLPTEPPYTAFVGNLPNGIVQGDVDKIFNQFNVKGIRLVKDRETDRFKGFCYVEFEDLADLEAALDLDGVVDVEGSIIKIDVAEGKRNDRGGGFDRRGRGGHTSSSGFRGREGYNDRGPQGGGRQGSGWDSRGNRGNYGQFNDDSGGGSREWSRTTSRSYSNRPPPPPRGMGSDRKPFHDEPDLKDPPPGTSRRKRLVLAPRTIQDPVNAIAESSKSSSIYGGAKPREEKLKANEIE; translated from the exons ATGGCAGGTCGAGGTGGTTACGAAGATCCAAG AGATTATGGTGGCGGATATCGTAGTGGTAGAAAACCATTGCCTACTGAACCTCCCTATACTGCTTTTGTGGGAAATTTGCCAAATGGAATTGTTCAAGGAGACGTGGACAAGATTTTTAATCAGTTTAATGTTAAAGGGATCAGATTggtaaaagatagagaaactGATAG ATTTAAGGGATTTTGTTATGTAGAATTTGAAGATTTGGCTGATTTGGAAGCAGCATTAGACCTGGATGGTGTAGTAGATGTAGAAGGAAGTATAATCAAAATCGATGTAgcagaagggaaaagaaatgatcgaGGAGGTGGCTTTGACAGAAGAGGCCGAGGAGGACATACCAGTAGTAGTGGTTtcagaggaagagaag GATATAATGACAGAGGACCACAGGGTGGAGGCAGGCAAGGAAGTGGTTGGGATTCAAGAGGTAACAGAGGCAATTATGGCCAATTTAATGATGACTCTGGTGGAGGTAGTAGAGAGTGGTCACGTACGACGTCGAGATCGTACAGCAATagaccaccaccaccaccacgtGGAATGGGGTCTGATCGTAAACCATTCCACGATGAACCAGATCTTAAAGACCCTCCCCCAG GTACAAGTCGCAGAAAACGTTTGGTCCTGGCACCAAGAACAATTCAAGATCCTGTAAATGCAATTGCTGAATCAAGTAAATCAAGTTCAATTTATGGAGGTGCTAAGCctcgagaagaaaaattaaaagctaATGAAATTgagtaa
- the LOC124429502 gene encoding eukaryotic translation initiation factor 4H-like isoform X1 produces the protein MAGRGGYEDPRDYGGGYRSGRKPLPTEPPYTAFVGNLPNGIVQGDVDKIFNQFNVKGIRLVKDRETDRFKGFCYVEFEDLADLEAALDLDGVVDVEGSIIKIDVAEGKRNDRGGGFDRRGRGGHTSSSGFRGREGGHSRFSGDDFCSKSIYTRYNDRGPQGGGRQGSGWDSRGNRGNYGQFNDDSGGGSREWSRTTSRSYSNRPPPPPRGMGSDRKPFHDEPDLKDPPPGTSRRKRLVLAPRTIQDPVNAIAESSKSSSIYGGAKPREEKLKANEIE, from the exons ATGGCAGGTCGAGGTGGTTACGAAGATCCAAG AGATTATGGTGGCGGATATCGTAGTGGTAGAAAACCATTGCCTACTGAACCTCCCTATACTGCTTTTGTGGGAAATTTGCCAAATGGAATTGTTCAAGGAGACGTGGACAAGATTTTTAATCAGTTTAATGTTAAAGGGATCAGATTggtaaaagatagagaaactGATAG ATTTAAGGGATTTTGTTATGTAGAATTTGAAGATTTGGCTGATTTGGAAGCAGCATTAGACCTGGATGGTGTAGTAGATGTAGAAGGAAGTATAATCAAAATCGATGTAgcagaagggaaaagaaatgatcgaGGAGGTGGCTTTGACAGAAGAGGCCGAGGAGGACATACCAGTAGTAGTGGTTtcagaggaagagaaggtggCCATAGTAGATTTAGTGGAGATGATTTTTGTAGCAAATCCATCTATACGA GATATAATGACAGAGGACCACAGGGTGGAGGCAGGCAAGGAAGTGGTTGGGATTCAAGAGGTAACAGAGGCAATTATGGCCAATTTAATGATGACTCTGGTGGAGGTAGTAGAGAGTGGTCACGTACGACGTCGAGATCGTACAGCAATagaccaccaccaccaccacgtGGAATGGGGTCTGATCGTAAACCATTCCACGATGAACCAGATCTTAAAGACCCTCCCCCAG GTACAAGTCGCAGAAAACGTTTGGTCCTGGCACCAAGAACAATTCAAGATCCTGTAAATGCAATTGCTGAATCAAGTAAATCAAGTTCAATTTATGGAGGTGCTAAGCctcgagaagaaaaattaaaagctaATGAAATTgagtaa
- the LOC124429504 gene encoding PHD finger-like domain-containing protein 5A, whose protein sequence is MAKHHPDLIFCRKQPGVAIGRLCEKCDGKCVICDSYVRPCTLVRICDECNYGSYQGRCVICGGPGVSDAYYCKECTIQEKDRDGCPKIVNLGSSKTDLFYERKKYGFKRR, encoded by the exons atggCCAAGCATCATCCAGATTTGATTTTTTGTCGTAAACAACCGGGTGTTG caATTGGTCGTCTCTGTGAAAAATGTGATGGCAAATGTGTTATTTGTGATTCCTATGTTAGACCTTGTACTCTTGTTAGAATATGCGATGAATGTAATTATGGATCATACCAAGGACGTTGCGTGATATGTGGAGGACCTGGCGTATCAGATGCATACTATTGTAAAGAATGTACAATTCAAGAAAAAGAT AGAGATGGTTGTCCTAAAATAGTAAACTTAGGTAGTTCCAAAACAGATCTCTtctacgagagaaaaaaatatggatttaaaagaagataa
- the LOC124429543 gene encoding protein real-time, protein MVQQYQSPVRVYKHPFALVMMAYERRFPTCPQIPVFVGCDITLDEESEDGAIRTTERRCKLNVEAPYILKKIIGVDFVYFIQKNILNRRKSVLEIEAYNESFSSRVTVLEKCRYFIHPENSEWTCFEQTASLDIKNFFGFENSMEKLAMKQYAQNISKGKEIIEYFINQLKEEGITYVAPWRDQEEETSKEKEKYVGDSSELHSDKEVCNVENKLSSNREIQLSSDYIERYLGKLDMMQESKLIQLRHSIEELRGSSVPADATLLRFLRATEFSVEKAKDMLTQSLHWRKKHQIDKLLEEYETPQVIRDYFPGGWHHFDKDGRPLYILRLGQVDVKGLLKSTGEDELLLLALHICEEGLLLMDEATTVWGHPVSQWSLLIDLEGLNMRHLWRPGIKTLLRIIEIVEANYPETMGRVLIIRAPRCFPILWTLISTFIHENTRKKFIFYCGTDYQEQGAGGLSDYIESEFIPDFLGGSSEIYIMEGGVVPKNLYKVDPDNTACEHEHSLYHSISLSRGQSHHVTIQCDDPGAVLTWDFDVMRHNVIFTVLHKPKDHDTNLSTEILEFMPCNDHEITMSKESKEGFIKVEPSIVCHDGESIQGTHIMQVAGIYILQWQNQEEQGEFLSSISSHKAQLMYFYETLPSVHYRGSMLSLQSAVSGRSVASSSLSR, encoded by the exons ATGGTTCAACAATACCAATCACCTGTTCGAGTTTATAAGCACCCATTTGCCCTTGTCATGATg GCCTATGAACGTAGATTTCCTACATGCCCTCAGATACCAGTATTTGTAGGATGCGACATTACATTAGACGAAGAAAGCGAAGATGGTGCAATTAGAACGACAGAAAGAAGATGTAAATTAAATGTTGAAGCAccatatattttgaaaaaa ATCATTGGAGtagattttgtttattttattcaaaagaatatattaaataggCGCAAGAGCGTTTTGGAAATAGAGGCATACAATGAAAGCTTCTCTTCTAGAGTAACAGTTCTTGAAAAATGTAGATACTTT attCATCCTGAAAATTCGGAATGGACTTGCTTTGAACAAACTGCAAGTTTAGATATTAAGAACTTCTTTGGATTTGAGAATTCAATGGAAAAGTTGGCAATGAAGCAATATGctcaaaatatttcaaag ggaaaagaaataattgaatattttatcaatcaattaaaagaagaaggtatAACTTATGTAGCTCCTTGGAGagatcaagaagaagaaacttctaaagaaaaaga gaaATATGTGGGTGATAGTAGTGAATTACATAGTGACAAAGAAGTATGTAATGTCGAGAACAAGTTGTCTAGTAATAGAg AGATACAGCTCTCATCAGACtatatagaaagatatttAGGAAAACTAGACATGATGCAAGAGAGCAAACTAATACAATTACGACATAGTATAGAAGAATTAAGAGGTAGTTCTGTACCAGCTGATGCAACGCTACTGAGGTTCTTAAGAGCTACAGAATTTTCAGTAGAAAAGGCTAAAGATATGTTGACACAGTCATTACACTGGAGGAAAAAACATCAAATTGACAAACTCCTTGAAGAGTATGAAACTCCTCAAGTAATTAGAGATTATTTTCCAGGTGGTTGGCATCATTTTGATAaag aCGGACGACCACTATATATATTGAGATTAGGTCAAGTTGATGTGAAAGGTCTCCTTAAATCAACTGGAGaagatgaattattattattg GCACTGCATATTTGTGAAGAAGGACTTCTTTTAATGGATGAGGCCACTACTGTCTGGGGCCATCCAGTTTCACAATGGTCTTTGCTAATTGATTTAGAAGGTCTAAATATGCGTCATCTTTGGAGACCTGGTATAaag ACACTTTTACGAATTATTGAAATAGTAGAAGCGAATTATCCCGAAACAATGGGACGTGTTCTTATTATACGGGCACCCAGATGTTTTCCTATATTATGGACCCTCATCAGTACATTCATTC atgaaaatacgagaaaaaaattcatattctaTTGTGGTACAGACTACCAAGAACAAGGAGCAGGTGGTCTTAGCGATTATATAGAATCAGAATTTATTCCTGACTTTTTAGGTGGTTCATCTGAg atttatataatgGAAGGCGGAGTTGTGccaaaaaatttgtataaagtTGATCCGGATAATACAGCTTGCGAACACGAGCATAGTTTGTATCATTCTATCAGTTTGAGTCGCGGACAAAGTCATCACGTTACGATTCAATGCGATGATCCAGGAGCTGTTCTTACATGGGACTTTGACGTAATGCGACACAATGTAATATTTACTGTGTTACATAAACCGAAAGATCATGATACTAATCTTTCCACAG AAATTTTGGAATTTATGCCATGTAATGATCATGAAATAACTATGTCAAAAGAATCAAAAGAAGGCTTTATAAAAGTGGAACCAAGTATTGTATGTCATGATGGTGAAAGCATTCAG GGTACACACATAATGCAGGTTGCAggaatttatattttgcaaTGGCAGAATCAAGAAGAACAAggagaatttctttcttctataagCTCTCATAAGGCACAacttatgtatttttatgaaaCTTTACCATCGGTACATTACAG GGGATCTATGTTAAGCTTACAATCTGCAGTGAGTGGACGATCTGTAGCAAGTTCATCTTTATCTAGATGA